The DNA sequence CTAAAGAAAAGGCGAAGACGTGTCTGTAAGTTGGTTGTCAAGGAAAGTAATGTTGTTTATGTGTTTTTCCGAAACAAAATCGGTTAGGTAAGAGCTACGGTTTGTTCGATCTGGGTCAAGGATGACAGGAGGCAATACTGGCTACAATGAACGGGGGAATGACTGATATGAGGATGAGGTTTTAAGCTGAATATAAGGAAGATACAAGGATTGATGTGTTTTTGACATCAGTAAGTGATCAAGCAAAGTAATGAGTAAGTAATGTTGGTTTCAAAAGGTCGCGACCAGGTTGATTGTGTTTTACTtatgtttgattttgtttttaagGGCCAGTGCGCGTGTATATCACGTGGCAATACTACCCTCTTGATTAGTATGTATTGGAGCGTTATTCTGCTTGTTATCAAGCAGTCTATAAACACAATTACGAAATACGGTCTGACGGGGACACAAGAAAAATTGAAGGCTGTAGCTTGTGTTGCAACGCTCAATAAAAGAAATAACGTCGGCGGTAGATGTGATAAGTGATTCAAAGAGGTTTGACTGAACCCTACTTCAGTCTTCGACGTCATTACTCCTCTTAACACTCAGCATGCAAGGTAATCTTAGAACTTTCCACTTGAATCAACCCTTATGCAATCTATAGCTACGAGCTAATGCAGCAATGATATTTCTAATTATTTTGTCATGATATACATCTCTCCCAAATAAACCAacgatcaaaagatatttcCTTGAATATTCCCATGAGCCAATTTTGTCCTTTCTGCAAAAATGTTGACTTGTGTGATATAAACaaagaataataataattgaCGAATGACTTATCGGTAAGACTATGTGAATGTAATAAATATCGATGTGCGTCAGTTTGATGTTCAGAGTTTTCAGAAGTGAAATaatatattgttgatttaaaCGAACCTTTTGTCGTCTTGCTCTGGCACCACGACCACCGAATTTCTTTGGTTCCATTCTTCTTGGGTCAGCAACGAGGAGGGATCTGTCGTAAGCGACGAGAGTCTTTTTTAATTCAAGAGCAGAGGCGGCATCTTCGTTTTTGGCGTAGAATCTAAAGGACGAGTATCTAGAGGTCAGCTACAGAAGTCTTTTTTACAATCTAGCTGTGTAGTCCTCTCTCGTGGAGGTTTGTTCACTTCTTGCATATCgttcattttgatttagtGGAATCAGATAACTCACGCAACGATACCTTTGGCAATAGCTTGTCTAAGAGCGTATAATTGAGATACGTGACCACCACCTTTTACTCTAAGTCTGATGTCGAGGTTGGCAAGTTTCTCTGGACCGACAACAAGGATTGGTTCGTAAACTTTGTATCGGAGGACAACACTAAATATTCGTAAATGTATTGAATCAGTACACTATTCTTGCAGTAATTGCTTCTAGGTCATATCCAGCCTCTTCTGAATCTAGTATTGTTCCTAATGTTGTAATAGCGTCCTccatttcttgattttcaccAGCGATAATAACTTTGATAGATTGTTGAGGATATCCACACCCTAACCAACTTATCCTGTTCCTTTCTTCCCTCCTACATTTGATGTGATCCATGTCCATCTACATCcatttttcctttccctACCACTATTTGACCAGATAAACCTTCAACTCACGGTTCAACGAGGGAGATAGGAGATCCATTTAATCTAATGAGACCTCGACCTGGGGTGACGTGAGCCACGGCGGTGGCAGTCTTCTTTTTGCCGAAAGTTTGAACGGCTGACATTTTTCTATTATtataattattgataatccaaatcaaatccaatttATTGTCCAACAGTTGTGTTTTGAGTGTTGATGTATTGTTGATATTTAAAAACAGTGATAGGTGAATAAGGGAGGAAAAGATGATAACCTAGTCAGCACTCGTCCTCTCTAACGTTGTCCttgttgatatatgtataagAGTATATACTCACAATCTTGCTGTCTAAaggaaagagagagaaaaaaacCTCTAAATCAGAAATGTCGGATTTGAAAACGTCGAAATGCTCCAAAGCACCAAAGCAACAACAACGAGGAGACTAGTTGCTCTACAGAGAGTGTATAGGTAGAGAGCATTACAGGGTGCAAAACGTACAAGATGCAAAACGGGGTCATGTCAAGCAAGCATGCACATACATACAACGGCAGCAAAGCATTGAAGCATGGGTAAGGTAAGAAGACCGGTTGTGGCACTTTTTGACGCGGAACAGTCAAGCTATACAAGGGAGAGTCAGGATTGCCTTTAACTCCGACATCAGCGAATCTTATCACCGATAATCGCGTCTTATCGTTTCCACCTGTTCTGACAAATCTCTTTTTGATCACATAAAATCGCGTGTATCACATTTCTACCTCTTATATCTCGTTCACTTGCTTCCAAGGTGTACACATTATATCAATTTACAAGCCTTTAGGTCAGCTTCATTCTCGCCGTGACCGTTACCTGTCATGAATACAATAAATTGCCCCTTTGACTGGTCCAGCAAAGCATAATCTCATACATGCCGAGACGCACTTAGACTAATGGAAGAATTAGTGAAATACTCATtggtgaagagaaaagtAATCTATCGGAGAAGGATGAATATCATTGAAGTCAATAATCATTTTGCTGAGTTATATGCATTGATAATTGCTAGACTAAATTTGTTTAATATCATTCATGCCcataaaaataataaatatCACAAAAAACCTCTCTATTTATCTCCTAATCCTTtctatatacaatatacacAGATATGTGCACGATAGTAAATCATATTCGTTCCCAATGAATAATGATTAAACTCTATCAATAAATGTTCAACCTCGTTAAAGAAGGTCTTCAGGATTGTATATTTTAAAAGGATTTTTGAAGGACGGAAAAAAAGGAGAGATTATGTATTGAGGAAATCGAAACGCTGTTGAAAGCGTATATAATGAAAAGTGTTAATTCTATaatttacaacaacaaataaaataaatgaagaaatgCCATTGTCCTTTGATGGTTAAGAAGATATCATATTTAGTAATATCTTTGATAACCGACTGGCCATCCATAAGCACCAACTGGAGAAGCTGATCCACCAATTGCTGCACCGGATGAAGCGTCACCTGATGATTGAAGGAACATACGTATCTTAGCAAGTATTTCAAGATATAAAACGAACCAGTGAAAGCCactcaccaccatcaccagCGTTACCTGATGCAATGTTCAAGGCATCCAAGTTACCAGCAGCAGCGGCATTATCGTAATACCATCTACCATTTTGGTAATATGGTCCAGCGTTGTTGTTTTGGTTACTAGATAATGATGCGCTTTAGCTGGATGGCTATATGCTGATAATAACATCAAACATTGTTTACTCACATGTTACCACCGTTAGTGTTACCACCAACACCGGAATAAGCACTACCACCGTTTGAAGTAGTGACGACTGGTTGACCGTTAACGTAGGAGACACTATCATGGTTTGACGAGATAATCTCATTAGCTTTTACTCCGATACTCGCATGAAGAGTAAGTGAAAGACATAAACTCACGTAGTAGCTCCAgtaccacctaaagcagtACCTGAAgtagctttaccaccatcacctgCATTACCTGaagctacacctaaaatatcatcaccacctgctaaaccaccattaccattaccttgAGCAGAAtttttttcagctaaagatcCACCGATAGCAgaaccacctgcaccagtaTAAGCTGAACCACCATCTCTAATCATTAAGTTATTATTTTCGGTATTTTGTTGAGCTACAGGAGCAGCAGAAACAAAaatagctgaagctgaaatagcGTAAAGAGCAAAGGTGATTGTAGTTCTCATTTTGTTTATATTTGTTGTGTTGttaaaaagataaaatcaagaaaagaaagttttGGTTTTGTTTAAATGAATGTAATGAgctttatttgataaattagcttaAAGAAGTGTaattatttgtttgtttgattgtttggGTTGGTTctttacaaaagaaaaataaaataaaaaGCTTTGTCAAAAGGCTGGGAACTTGAAAAAAATTGTGATATctaaatgaagaaaatacTGAAAATTGGGCAAAaatgaagagaaaacaaGCGAAATGAATTTgtgaatgaagaagagaaaaaaaaagtgGAAATATGATTATACCTCAAGAGgtttatatacctttttttcttgattatgcATCCACTTGTTTAGCTCGATATTCATGATCGGTAAACATAAACTACTATATAGTCGATTATTCCTCTCTAACCACAGTAAGGGTTTATTGCTAAATCAGCTAGACTAGTTTAGTTTCATAAAACCAACTCAATTCAATGTAAATATGCGTATTCAGtaatttgtttatcaatTCCAAAATTCAATTCAGTAGAAAATAAATTTGTTCGAGACAAGGCTTACtttcacttcatctttcCTGTATTGTACGCTGCCATATCTAGTGAGATTCAGACATAGTCATCATGCTTATTCATGTTCAATATATACCTTGACAATCGCTCTTATgtttgatatgatgatggtaaagttcgttgaagatgaacttgatCGGCGAGCCATATAGTTTGAAAGACGACCCCACTTTCTTTTTACCGAACGCTCCATAGGAAGATATATCGGGTTGCTTCAGGAAAGCATTTGTCAATCATACCGGTGATTCTGCTTGTTGTTTTTACAGTCTGTAATCGCATTGGACAAGTAGCATTAAAACACatgaaatagataaatgTCTTTCATGCATTTTACGAAACACCTAAAATATACAGAGCATAACGTAAGCTAGATTGAACTGGCGGACAACGCCGCCAGTTCAGGTCTTCACTGCCTGGCCCTCGCTACTCGACGAATTCACGGAAAAGTTGGTTTTCGTCTCATGCTAGACTTGATTGAACATGATCTTAATATCTTGCTACCATTGAAATTACATCCAAACATATAGACAAGGATAAAGAGTCAAGTGAGACAGACAAGATGAAATCCGCTGCTAGATTAATACCTACATTATCTCAAGTAAGTCAATATATTCGGGTTTTCCATGGTATTTCGGAAGTAGCTGAATCTTTCTCATAGCCATTGAGATCCTCTGCACGACCTATATCACGTACTTTACTATCTAGATGTGTATTAGCTGGACCAAGTACATCATCACCTAGATTATATGCTACTACTTCAAGTATACCACCATCAcaacaaacaacaacatcaaacttACAAGAAGCAGTAGACGCTGATTTAGTAggattagatgaaaatgatattccatcaaatatcaatttcgaggaattatctgaagaagctgatgaaagtATAAATAATGCTTTAGGTTATGGAGAAGGTAAGTCTAAAAATACTATTTTCTTGGGTTAGCATATCATTTTCCATATTGTATAGATAGCTTACCTtacccaaaaaaaaaaaacatgaTAATAGAATTCTCATCTATTCCTAAATCGCGATTCGATCCAATCTTattaccaatttcatctttagcttcttctacacctaCATTACCTTCAGAATCTGTAAGTCCATTTGCCTTCTTGCGTATAATGGCTTTCGTATATTTTGTTACTGATCTTAAGAATTTGCCTACATTATATAGGATCTCGTCGTATCTTTACCACCGGAAATTTTCGCTCAACCTATAAGAAGAGATATTTTACATAGATGTGTTGTTTGGTATTTATCACTTTTGAGATCTGTAAGTTACTttctgaagctgatgatacTCAAAGACGAGGAATATGGATCTAAGTAGGATTAGTGTGATTTACGTGGTACCAAATCTGATGTTGTTTATATGTAGGGAACAAAAACAActaaatcaagatcaacagTAAACTATTCAGGTAGAAAACTTAGACCACAAAAAGGTACAGGTAGAGCGAGAGTGGGTGATGCATCAAGTGGAACAAGTGAGTGGGACCACTTCTCCCTTCTTCTGTTAAACCAATTACAGTAACCAAAATTTGAACATTGTATTGAGAAGGGTTGTTATCCCTTTTTGAGAATGAGCTAAATAATCTCTTAAACGTATTATAGGAAGAGGAGGTGCACCAATTCATCCAATTTTCGCTAAAGATTGGTCACAAGATTTACCTAGAAAAGTTAGAGCTTTAGGATTAAAAAttgcattatcatcaaaattgaattcaggtttattaAGAATTGTTAAAGATttaaatgaaggtgaatggaAAGGTACAAATGAAGCTTCAAGagcattatcaaatcaagtcatttcaacatcaacaatcaaatctgattctaatattgaaaatcaaattgatttagaaccaattatcaaatcttcCGCCgttaaagaagaacaagaacaaggtcaagaacCAATATCAGTAGAAAAaaatgaaggagaagaagaattacaagtaATAAATAGATTTggaaattcaaaagatttatcaattttatttttATATTCACCTTATAAATTACATGATGAAGGATTAAATAATTTCAAAAGAATAACAAAAAATTTAAAAGGTATAGaaatattatcaattgaagatgtacAAGTTTATCATATTTTAAAATATAAATGGTTAATTATGGAAGGTGAATCAATCGATTTCTTAACTGGTACACCAGAAAGTTtagaaactgaattagaaattttacctgaacaatTGACCGAGGAAgaatctaaattatctgCTTAGATGGTTTAGTCATCATGGACGAGATTGATgcgaagatgatgattgagtCCTGGTCGTCATATATTCAAGGTCTGATCAAAGTACATAGATGATGAGTACATAAATGTAGCTTCATAATGCTAGGAAATTATCATGTACAGTGGATAGATTAGACGAAACGTAAATCTCCTAATTATGCATCTATTATGACATTATAGAAACCGTAAAATAACCAAATCAACGCGGAACCCATCTGTGACTAATACCATTAATTATATCTCTACTTCTTTGGAGTAACCTCGCCAGACTTCaaatctacatcatcatgttcaacGCCTTCATAGTCACCAAATACATCCTCTTCGTCATTTTCCTCTTTATGCACATTTCGTTCCTCAAATGGATTCTTctgctgttgctgatgatggtctATTCTCCgatcatgatgatcttcaccttcatgtaaatcttcttcttcatcacctaataaacctcttctttcacctgtGCCACCTCTTAGTCCtccaacacctttaccttttttctcctttttctcttcatcgtctCGATCAAGATCACGATCggaatcatcatctg is a window from the Kwoniella dendrophila CBS 6074 chromosome 6, complete sequence genome containing:
- a CDS encoding 50S ribosomal protein L4, with amino-acid sequence MKSAARLIPTLSQPLRSSARPISRTLLSRCVLAGPSTSSPRLYATTSSIPPSQQTTTSNLQEAVDADLVGLDENDIPSNINFEELSEEADESINNALGYGEEFSSIPKSRFDPILLPISSLASSTPTLPSESDLVVSLPPEIFAQPIRRDILHRCVVWYLSLLRSGTKTTKSRSTVNYSGRKLRPQKGTGRARVGDASSGTRRGGAPIHPIFAKDWSQDLPRKVRALGLKIALSSKLNSGLLRIVKDLNEGEWKGTNEASRALSNQVISTSTIKSDSNIENQIDLEPIIKSSAVKEEQEQGQEPISVEKNEGEEELQVINRFGNSKDLSILFLYSPYKLHDEGLNNFKRITKNLKGIEILSIEDVQVYHILKYKWLIMEGESIDFLTGTPESLETELEILPEQLTEEESKLSA
- a CDS encoding 40S ribosomal protein S16, which translates into the protein MSAVQTFGKKKTATAVAHVTPGRGLIRLNGSPISLVEPVVLRYKVYEPILVVGPEKLANLDIRLRVKGGGHVSQLYALRQAIAKGIVAFYAKNEDAASALELKKTLVAYDRSLLVADPRRMEPKKFGGRGARARRQKSYR